In Chloroflexota bacterium, the following are encoded in one genomic region:
- a CDS encoding cytosolic protein: MTPKPLNLESVRDYIAEHIGTFHQRRLESLERLRLHQILRRKNPYLFRAKNILTAEALIRSILDAHLSSQEETLFGEFLEGLAIFVCQQTFGGHKSTAEGIDLEFQREGTYYLVSIKSGPNWGNSSQIQRMKRNFQQAIRRLRQNAGVGTVVAVNGCAYGRDNHPDKGDYLKLCGQRFWEFISGNERLYLDIIEPLGHQAKQRNAVFQQAYAQLINRLTRDFLQDFCHANGLIDWEKLVAFNAAANAR, from the coding sequence ATGACACCAAAACCTCTGAATCTTGAAAGTGTCCGAGATTATATTGCCGAGCACATCGGCACGTTCCACCAGCGTCGTTTGGAAAGCCTGGAACGGCTACGTTTGCACCAGATTTTGCGGCGGAAGAACCCCTATCTCTTTCGCGCCAAGAATATCCTTACCGCCGAGGCACTCATCCGAAGCATTCTGGATGCCCACCTCTCTTCACAGGAAGAGACACTTTTTGGTGAATTTCTGGAGGGCCTGGCGATTTTCGTGTGCCAGCAGACTTTTGGAGGGCACAAATCCACTGCTGAAGGCATTGATCTGGAATTCCAGCGCGAGGGCACTTACTACCTTGTCTCTATCAAATCCGGCCCTAACTGGGGTAACTCCAGCCAGATCCAGCGCATGAAACGCAACTTTCAGCAGGCCATCCGGCGCTTGCGGCAAAATGCAGGGGTAGGTACAGTCGTAGCCGTTAACGGCTGTGCTTATGGCCGTGACAACCATCCTGATAAGGGGGATTATCTCAAACTCTGTGGGCAACGGTTTTGGGAATTCATTTCCGGCAATGAGCGGCTCTATTTGGACATCATTGAACCGCTGGGGCACCAGGCCAAACAGCGCAATGCAGTTTTTCAACAAGCCTATGCTCAATTGATCAACCGGCTGACGCGAGACTTCCTTCAAGACTTCTGTCATGCCAATGGCCTGATTGACTGGGAAAAACTGGTCGCTTTCAACGCTGCAGCCAACGCCCGTTGA
- a CDS encoding site-specific DNA-methyltransferase, translating to MPLSGIIARPLLGDCREVLKTLPDESIDLIVTSPPYADRRKHTYGGVHPDQYVEWFLPISAELKRVLKPTGTFILNIKERVVNGERHTYVLELILALREQGWLWTEEFIWHKKNSYPGKWPNRFRDAWERLLQFNKQRRFHMYQEAVMVPVGDWAQKRLRNLSPTDKIRDVSRVGSGFGKRVANWVGREKVYPTNVLHLATETRNRNHSAVFPEALPEFFIKLFTREGDWVLDPFMGSGTTLRVAYRLRRNSIGIDIMPEYYEQVKRTLAAMQPYLLAEEPATYDTKTSES from the coding sequence ATGCCTTTGTCAGGAATTATTGCCCGTCCTCTGCTCGGTGACTGCCGGGAAGTGCTGAAAACGCTTCCGGATGAGTCTATTGATTTAATTGTGACCTCTCCGCCTTATGCCGACCGGCGGAAACACACCTACGGCGGCGTGCATCCTGACCAGTATGTAGAATGGTTTTTGCCCATTAGCGCCGAATTGAAGCGCGTTTTGAAGCCCACGGGAACTTTCATTCTTAACATCAAAGAACGCGTGGTCAACGGTGAACGACACACCTATGTCTTGGAACTCATCCTCGCCTTGCGGGAACAGGGTTGGCTGTGGACGGAAGAGTTCATCTGGCACAAGAAGAATTCCTACCCTGGCAAGTGGCCAAACCGCTTTCGGGATGCCTGGGAACGCCTCCTGCAATTCAACAAACAGCGCCGTTTTCACATGTACCAGGAAGCCGTGATGGTGCCGGTAGGAGACTGGGCGCAAAAACGACTTCGCAACCTCAGCCCTACCGACAAAATCCGTGATGTCTCTCGTGTGGGGAGCGGTTTTGGCAAGCGTGTGGCCAACTGGGTAGGGCGGGAGAAAGTTTACCCCACCAACGTGCTACACCTTGCCACAGAAACCCGCAACCGCAACCACAGTGCCGTTTTCCCCGAAGCCTTGCCGGAGTTTTTCATTAAACTGTTCACGCGCGAAGGCGATTGGGTGCTGGACCCTTTCATGGGGTCGGGAACCACCCTGAGGGTGGCCTACCGCTTACGGCGCAATTCTATTGGCATTGACATCATGCCGGAATATTACGAGCAGGTCAAACGCACTTTAGCCGCTATGCAACCCTACCTGCTGGCTGAGGAGCCTGCCACTTATGACACCAAAACCTCTGAATCTTGA
- a CDS encoding glycoside hydrolase family 1 protein has product MRARYVFPPGFLWGTATAAHQVEGGNTNNTWHAWEQAGRVLEGHTAGRACDWWSGRWREDFDRAAEAGQNAHRLSVEWSRIQPAPDRWDEDALEHYRQMVRGLRERGMMPFVTLHHFTDPLWLAEMGGWENPEAPQHFARFVGRVVDALKAYVADWCTINEPNVYTALGYVEGIFPPGKQDVRLALQVAEHLALGHAAAYEVIHRLQPEARVGLVLYYRPMTPARPWFPPDVAVARAQHRWFNHYFAWAAGLGRRLLPVGSRRDRRLGPSLDFFGLNYYTSDRLAFAPHRPGYARRVFPPEAPLSEHGDIAHAPQGMFQGIRWAQRFGAPVIVTENGVEDGEDTLRPRYLAEHIHQMWRALNLYGTVKGYFHWTLVDNFEWDRGWTRRFGLWALERETQRRTPRPSADFYAAICRANALDTDTVARYAPQALPALLPGTAGPP; this is encoded by the coding sequence ATGCGGGCGCGCTACGTTTTCCCGCCGGGCTTCTTGTGGGGCACGGCCACCGCCGCCCACCAGGTGGAGGGCGGCAACACCAACAACACCTGGCACGCCTGGGAGCAGGCCGGGCGGGTGCTGGAAGGCCACACCGCCGGGCGCGCCTGCGATTGGTGGAGCGGCAGGTGGCGAGAAGACTTTGACCGCGCCGCCGAAGCCGGGCAGAACGCCCACCGCCTTTCGGTGGAATGGAGCCGCATCCAGCCCGCCCCCGACCGCTGGGACGAAGACGCGCTGGAACATTACCGCCAGATGGTGCGCGGCCTGCGCGAGCGGGGGATGATGCCCTTCGTCACCCTGCATCATTTCACCGACCCGCTCTGGCTGGCTGAAATGGGCGGCTGGGAAAACCCCGAAGCCCCGCAGCACTTCGCCCGCTTTGTGGGCCGGGTGGTGGATGCCCTCAAAGCCTACGTGGCCGACTGGTGCACCATCAACGAGCCGAATGTCTATACGGCGCTGGGTTACGTCGAAGGCATTTTCCCGCCGGGCAAGCAAGATGTGCGTCTCGCGCTGCAGGTGGCCGAACATCTGGCGCTGGGGCACGCTGCGGCCTACGAAGTCATCCACCGCTTGCAGCCCGAGGCGCGGGTGGGGCTGGTGCTCTACTACCGCCCGATGACGCCCGCCCGCCCGTGGTTCCCGCCCGATGTGGCCGTGGCGCGCGCCCAGCACCGCTGGTTCAACCACTACTTTGCCTGGGCAGCCGGGCTGGGGCGGCGCTTGCTGCCCGTCGGCAGCCGCCGCGACCGCCGCCTGGGGCCTTCGCTGGATTTCTTCGGCCTGAACTACTACACTTCCGACAGGCTGGCCTTTGCCCCCCACCGGCCGGGTTATGCCCGCCGGGTCTTCCCCCCGGAAGCCCCCCTCAGCGAGCACGGCGACATCGCCCACGCCCCCCAGGGGATGTTCCAGGGCATCCGCTGGGCGCAGCGCTTCGGCGCGCCGGTCATCGTCACCGAAAACGGCGTGGAAGACGGCGAAGACACCCTGCGCCCGCGCTATCTGGCCGAACACATCCACCAGATGTGGCGTGCTTTGAACCTTTACGGAACGGTCAAAGGCTATTTCCACTGGACTTTGGTGGACAATTTTGAATGGGACCGCGGCTGGACGCGCCGCTTTGGCCTCTGGGCGCTGGAACGGGAAACCCAGCGCCGCACGCCGCGCCCCAGCGCCGACTTCTACGCCGCCATCTGCCGCGCCAACGCCCTGGACACCGACACCGTCGCCCGCTATGCGCCCCAGGCTTTGCCCGCCCTGCTGCCGGGCACCGCAGGGCCCCCATAG
- a CDS encoding dTMP kinase: MGGLFITFEGPEGSGKSTQARLLAEFLERQGYTVVLTREPGGTPIGDQIRQVLLNRTNQAMHPRTEVLLFQASRAQHVEELISPALKAGKIVICDRYADSTLAYQGYGRGEDVAELRRLIDYATGGLWPDLTLWLDLPVEAGLARIAPTRRNRLDAEALAFHRRVQAGYAQLAAAEPQRWVRIPAHRPREAVQADVRAAVLRRLTQPSPAK; this comes from the coding sequence ATGGGGGGGCTGTTCATCACCTTTGAAGGGCCGGAAGGTAGCGGCAAGAGCACGCAGGCGCGCTTGCTGGCCGAATTTCTGGAACGCCAGGGTTACACCGTCGTGCTGACGCGCGAACCGGGGGGTACGCCCATCGGCGACCAGATTCGTCAGGTATTGCTCAACCGCACCAACCAGGCCATGCACCCCCGCACCGAGGTGCTGCTCTTCCAGGCCTCTCGCGCCCAGCATGTGGAAGAACTCATCTCCCCGGCGCTCAAAGCGGGCAAAATCGTGATTTGCGACCGCTATGCCGATTCCACTTTAGCCTATCAGGGCTATGGCCGCGGTGAGGATGTTGCCGAACTGCGCCGCCTGATTGACTATGCCACCGGCGGCCTGTGGCCCGACCTGACGCTGTGGCTTGACCTGCCGGTGGAAGCCGGGCTGGCGCGCATTGCACCGACGCGCCGCAACCGCCTCGATGCCGAAGCCCTGGCCTTCCACCGCCGGGTGCAGGCCGGGTATGCCCAACTGGCCGCTGCCGAGCCGCAACGCTGGGTGCGCATTCCTGCTCACCGCCCGCGGGAAGCCGTCCAGGCCGATGTGCGCGCCGCGGTGCTGAGACGGCTGACGCAGCCTTCCCCTGCGAAGTAG
- a CDS encoding AAA family ATPase — protein sequence MTTRKITDDLHALLAVLPPEIARAVENADDSDNLLEVILDLGRVPTARFTHGEIVLRESEVTREEIDYVVARVGAFDEDNRAGIERTLHRIAAIRNRRGDVVGLTCRVGRAVYGTVDIIQDLIESGKSVLLLGRPGVGKTTLLREAARILAEKKRVVIVDTSNEIGGDGDVPHPAVGRARRMQVPMPSLQHEVMIEAVENHNPEVIVIDEIGRELEALAARTIAERGVQLIATAHGNALENLLLNPTLSDLVGGIESVTLSDEEARRRGTQKTVLERRSPPTFDILVEIQDRDRLLVHKDVAEAVDALLRGAPLRAELRSRDADGEIHIEEITLKQENNRDRRGPKRRGVPSFAGGEEMEEEARYAQPAAQGGRGLRPIRIYPHGVARNRLRKAAQYLHVPARVVDNLGDAQVLVTLRSYYRKRPRVIVDAENRGLPIHVLRSNTVKQMETFLENLFHLEARADSMTIDQILAETQAAIEAVLEGADWVDLTPAPADIRRLQHRLAEEAHLASRSYGREPFRRVRITREG from the coding sequence ATGACCACCCGTAAAATCACCGACGATCTGCACGCCCTTTTGGCCGTGCTGCCCCCTGAAATTGCCCGCGCTGTCGAGAACGCCGACGACAGCGACAACCTCCTGGAAGTCATCCTCGACCTCGGGCGGGTGCCCACGGCGCGCTTTACCCACGGCGAAATCGTCTTGCGGGAAAGCGAAGTCACCCGTGAGGAGATTGACTACGTCGTGGCGCGGGTCGGTGCGTTCGATGAAGACAACCGCGCCGGCATCGAGCGCACCCTGCACCGCATCGCGGCCATCCGCAACCGCCGCGGCGATGTGGTGGGCCTGACCTGCCGCGTGGGGCGCGCGGTTTACGGCACGGTGGATATCATTCAAGACCTCATCGAGAGCGGCAAGAGTGTGCTCCTGCTGGGCCGCCCCGGTGTGGGCAAGACCACCCTGCTGCGGGAAGCCGCCCGCATCCTGGCTGAGAAAAAGCGCGTCGTCATTGTGGATACCTCCAACGAAATCGGCGGCGATGGCGATGTGCCTCACCCGGCCGTGGGGCGCGCCCGCCGGATGCAGGTGCCCATGCCCTCGTTGCAGCACGAGGTGATGATCGAGGCGGTGGAAAACCACAACCCCGAGGTCATCGTCATTGACGAAATCGGGCGTGAACTGGAAGCCCTGGCCGCGCGCACGATTGCCGAGCGCGGCGTGCAACTCATCGCCACCGCCCACGGCAACGCGCTGGAAAACCTGCTCCTCAACCCCACGCTTTCCGATTTGGTCGGCGGCATCGAATCGGTCACGCTTTCCGACGAGGAAGCCCGCCGCCGCGGCACCCAGAAAACCGTGCTGGAACGCCGCTCGCCGCCCACCTTCGACATCCTGGTGGAAATCCAGGACCGCGACCGCCTGCTGGTGCACAAAGATGTGGCTGAGGCGGTGGATGCCCTCCTGCGCGGGGCACCGCTGCGGGCGGAACTGCGTTCCCGTGACGCAGACGGCGAAATCCATATTGAGGAAATCACCCTCAAGCAAGAGAACAACCGCGACCGTCGCGGGCCGAAGCGCCGCGGTGTGCCTTCCTTTGCGGGGGGCGAGGAAATGGAAGAGGAAGCGCGCTACGCCCAGCCCGCGGCGCAGGGCGGGCGCGGCTTGCGGCCGATTCGCATTTACCCCCACGGCGTGGCCCGCAACCGGCTGCGCAAAGCCGCCCAATACTTGCATGTGCCCGCCCGCGTGGTGGATAACCTCGGCGATGCGCAGGTGCTGGTGACTTTGCGCTCCTACTATCGCAAGCGCCCGCGGGTCATCGTGGACGCCGAAAACCGCGGCCTCCCCATCCATGTGCTGCGCTCCAACACCGTCAAACAGATGGAGACCTTCCTGGAAAACCTCTTCCACCTGGAAGCCCGCGCCGACAGCATGACCATCGACCAGATCCTGGCCGAAACCCAGGCCGCCATTGAAGCCGTGCTGGAGGGCGCCGACTGGGTAGACCTTACCCCGGCGCCTGCCGACATCCGCCGCCTGCAACATCGCCTGGCCGAAGAGGCCCACCTGGCTTCCCGCTCCTACGGGCGCGAGCCTTTCCGCCGGGTGCGGATTACGCGGGAAGGGTAA
- the pdxT gene encoding pyridoxal 5'-phosphate synthase glutaminase subunit PdxT, protein MPAPNLLPPEKVPPPRTDFTVGVLALQGSFWEHEVVLREIGVAVREVRRPADLDGLAGLIIPGGESTTIGKLAVAFDLLEPLRAFGRDHAIWGTCAGAIFLSKDARRDQPLLGLMDITVERNAFGRQVASFEVDIPVPALKAVAPDDDRPFHAIFIRAPLIETVTPPAEVLATLEDGRIVAARQGHLLATAFHPELTDDTRFHRYFLHLAGWEPDR, encoded by the coding sequence ATGCCTGCTCCGAACCTTCTTCCCCCTGAGAAAGTGCCGCCCCCGCGCACCGACTTCACCGTGGGCGTGCTCGCACTGCAAGGCTCGTTTTGGGAGCATGAAGTGGTGCTTCGCGAAATCGGCGTCGCCGTGCGCGAAGTGCGCCGCCCCGCCGACCTGGATGGGCTGGCGGGCCTCATCATCCCCGGCGGTGAATCGACCACCATTGGTAAACTGGCCGTGGCTTTTGACCTGCTGGAGCCGTTGCGGGCCTTTGGCCGCGACCACGCCATATGGGGCACGTGCGCGGGGGCGATTTTCCTCTCGAAGGATGCCCGCCGTGACCAGCCGCTCCTTGGTCTGATGGACATCACCGTGGAGCGCAATGCCTTTGGCCGTCAGGTCGCCAGTTTCGAGGTGGATATTCCGGTGCCTGCCCTCAAAGCCGTCGCCCCCGACGACGACCGCCCGTTCCATGCCATTTTCATCCGGGCGCCGCTCATCGAAACCGTCACCCCGCCCGCGGAGGTGCTGGCGACGTTGGAAGACGGCCGCATTGTAGCCGCCCGCCAAGGGCATCTGCTGGCTACGGCCTTTCACCCCGAACTGACCGACGACACCCGCTTTCACCGCTACTTCCTGCACCTGGCCGGATGGGAACCTGACCGGTGA
- the pdxS gene encoding pyridoxal 5'-phosphate synthase lyase subunit PdxS: MEAQTGSYKVKVGLAQMLKGGVIMDVVTPEQAKIAEDAGAVAVMALERVPADIRKQGGVARMSDPELILKIMDAVSIPVMAKVRIGHFVEAQILEALGVDYIDESEVLTPADEEHHIDKHQFKVPFVCGARNLGEALRRIAEGAAMIRTKGEAGTGDVVEAVRHARAVLGEIRRLQTMADEELYTYAKEIGAPLDLVREVKELGRLPVVNFAAGGIATPADAALMMQLGMDGIFVGSGIFKSEDPPKRAAAIVKAVTHYNDPAILAEVSKGLGEPMRGQQAADLPAEARLAGRGW; encoded by the coding sequence ATGGAAGCCCAAACCGGTTCTTACAAAGTGAAAGTTGGCCTGGCGCAAATGCTCAAAGGCGGCGTGATTATGGATGTGGTGACGCCCGAACAGGCCAAAATTGCCGAAGACGCGGGCGCGGTGGCCGTGATGGCGCTGGAGCGCGTCCCTGCCGATATTCGGAAGCAGGGCGGCGTGGCGCGCATGAGCGACCCCGAACTCATTCTCAAAATCATGGATGCGGTCAGCATTCCGGTGATGGCGAAGGTGCGCATCGGGCATTTCGTGGAAGCCCAGATTCTGGAAGCCCTCGGCGTGGATTACATCGACGAATCCGAGGTGCTGACCCCCGCCGACGAAGAGCACCACATCGACAAGCACCAGTTCAAAGTGCCCTTCGTGTGCGGGGCGCGCAATCTGGGCGAAGCCCTGCGCCGCATTGCCGAAGGCGCGGCCATGATCCGCACCAAAGGCGAAGCAGGCACCGGCGACGTGGTGGAAGCCGTGCGGCACGCCCGGGCGGTGTTGGGTGAAATCCGCCGCTTGCAGACGATGGCCGACGAAGAACTCTACACCTACGCCAAGGAAATCGGCGCGCCGCTGGATCTGGTGCGCGAGGTGAAGGAACTCGGCCGCCTGCCGGTGGTCAACTTCGCCGCGGGCGGCATCGCGACGCCCGCCGACGCGGCCCTGATGATGCAACTCGGCATGGACGGCATCTTCGTGGGTTCCGGCATCTTCAAGTCGGAAGACCCGCCCAAGCGCGCCGCGGCCATTGTCAAGGCTGTGACCCACTACAACGACCCCGCCATCCTGGCCGAAGTGAGCAAGGGCCTGGGCGAGCCGATGCGCGGCCAACAGGCCGCCGACCTGCCCGCTGAAGCCCGCCTGGCCGGCCGCGGCTGGTAA
- a CDS encoding GatB/YqeY domain-containing protein codes for MNTKQQLQEALKEAMRQRDDLQKRTLRLALAAIKLAEVEHGGELDENAVLGVLQKEIKARRETIEGARRAGRDDLIADAEAETAVLQEFLPPPLTPEALEALAREVIAEVGATSPREMGKVMAALMPRLQGRATGKEASQVVRRLLQGS; via the coding sequence ATGAACACCAAACAGCAACTTCAAGAGGCCTTGAAAGAGGCCATGCGCCAGCGAGATGACCTGCAGAAGCGCACGCTGCGCCTCGCGTTGGCAGCGATCAAGCTCGCGGAAGTGGAGCACGGCGGCGAGTTGGACGAAAATGCGGTGCTCGGCGTACTGCAAAAGGAAATCAAAGCCCGTCGGGAAACCATCGAAGGCGCCCGGCGCGCTGGCCGCGACGACCTGATTGCCGACGCAGAAGCAGAAACTGCGGTGCTGCAGGAATTCCTCCCGCCGCCGCTCACCCCCGAAGCACTGGAAGCCCTGGCGCGTGAGGTCATCGCCGAAGTGGGTGCCACCTCGCCCCGCGAGATGGGCAAGGTGATGGCCGCGCTGATGCCGCGCCTGCAGGGCCGCGCCACCGGCAAGGAAGCCAGCCAGGTGGTGCGTCGCCTGCTGCAAGGCTCCTGA
- a CDS encoding HDIG domain-containing protein yields the protein MSGLTPPTASPASASIHPSAKAWRLRRALLALLMLAAVAGIMWLSTAEDNLALHAGEVAPRDILAPYSHTYESAVLTEKRREAAAQAVSKVYAPPDASIGRRQLERLRAALTFITAVRADPYATQQQKLADLAAIQGLHLSASEARYLLTLDDERWQNIQQEAQRVLETMMRAPIREDQLEEARRNIPAFITLTMPERQADLVERLVEAFLAPNSLYSASLTEAAREKAREAVPPVVRAFRRGETIVQRGQVLTPEDIEALKEYGLLQGTARWQAILAPLLLVLIAFLVLAAYIRLRRPMLGENITALTIAGGLGILFLVGARITIPGHIVLPYVYPFAAYPLVMFLLFDAESALVFLLPLLALGLYHLPHGFELMTYHAFLGIAGVVLLSQVQRMRTFFLASAGMALTGGTVLLATRLASPSTDLPGMITLLGAAATNGVLASSLALVLHYFLAPPLGQITPIQLLELSRPDQPLLQELLQKAPGTYQHSLQVANLAEQAARAVHADALLVRVGALYHDIGKVLRPQFFIENQPPGSTNPHERLSPEESARIIIAHVSDGLALAKEHRLPRRIQDFIAEHHGTLITRYQYARAVQEAGGDANKVDIEHFRYPGPRPQSKETALVMLADGCEARARAEHPPDKHELRRLVHDTITTRIREGQLSDTQLTLHDLKTIEDTFVAALQGVYHPRIQYPQLQENRGQATIPASEARALATGDPEPPATEDAEASPPPENDDHAHHSSDD from the coding sequence ATGTCCGGCCTGACACCCCCTACGGCATCCCCTGCTTCCGCTTCCATCCACCCCTCGGCCAAGGCGTGGCGGCTGCGGCGCGCCCTGCTCGCGCTGCTGATGCTCGCCGCGGTTGCAGGCATCATGTGGTTGAGCACCGCCGAAGACAACCTCGCCCTGCACGCGGGCGAAGTCGCGCCGCGCGACATCCTTGCCCCTTACAGCCACACCTACGAAAGCGCCGTCCTCACCGAAAAGCGCCGCGAGGCCGCCGCGCAGGCGGTTTCCAAAGTCTATGCTCCGCCCGACGCCAGCATCGGACGCCGCCAGTTGGAACGGCTGCGCGCCGCGCTGACCTTCATTACCGCGGTGCGCGCCGACCCTTACGCCACCCAGCAACAAAAACTTGCCGACCTCGCGGCCATCCAGGGGTTGCACCTTTCTGCCAGCGAGGCACGCTACCTCCTCACCCTCGACGACGAACGCTGGCAAAACATCCAGCAAGAAGCCCAACGCGTGCTGGAAACCATGATGCGCGCGCCTATCCGTGAAGACCAGTTGGAAGAAGCGCGCCGCAACATCCCCGCGTTCATCACCCTCACCATGCCCGAGCGCCAGGCCGACCTGGTCGAGCGGCTGGTCGAAGCCTTTCTCGCCCCCAACAGCCTTTACAGCGCCTCGCTCACCGAGGCGGCCCGCGAAAAGGCGCGGGAAGCCGTGCCCCCCGTGGTGCGGGCCTTCCGACGGGGCGAAACCATCGTCCAGCGCGGGCAGGTCCTGACCCCTGAAGACATTGAAGCACTGAAAGAATACGGCCTGCTGCAAGGCACGGCTCGCTGGCAAGCCATCCTCGCGCCGCTGTTGCTGGTGCTGATTGCTTTCCTGGTGCTGGCGGCCTACATCCGCCTGCGCCGCCCCATGTTGGGCGAAAACATCACCGCGCTGACGATTGCCGGGGGGCTGGGCATTCTCTTCCTGGTGGGGGCGCGCATCACCATCCCTGGGCACATCGTGCTGCCCTACGTCTACCCCTTTGCCGCCTACCCGCTGGTGATGTTCCTGCTGTTCGACGCCGAAAGCGCGCTGGTATTTCTGCTGCCGTTGCTGGCGTTGGGGCTGTATCACCTGCCCCACGGCTTTGAGTTGATGACCTACCACGCCTTTCTGGGCATTGCGGGCGTGGTGCTGCTCAGCCAGGTGCAGCGCATGCGCACCTTCTTCCTCGCCAGCGCGGGCATGGCCCTGACAGGGGGCACGGTGCTGCTCGCCACCCGCCTGGCCTCGCCTTCCACCGACCTGCCGGGCATGATCACCTTGCTGGGGGCAGCGGCGACCAACGGCGTGCTGGCTTCCAGCCTGGCCCTGGTGTTGCATTACTTCCTTGCGCCGCCCCTCGGGCAGATTACGCCCATCCAACTGCTGGAACTTTCCCGCCCCGACCAACCTTTGCTGCAAGAACTGCTGCAAAAAGCGCCAGGCACTTACCAGCACAGCCTGCAAGTCGCCAACCTGGCCGAACAAGCCGCCCGGGCCGTGCACGCCGATGCGCTGCTGGTGCGGGTCGGTGCGTTGTATCACGACATCGGCAAGGTGCTGCGGCCCCAGTTCTTCATTGAAAATCAGCCCCCCGGCAGCACCAACCCCCACGAGCGCCTCTCGCCCGAAGAGAGCGCCCGTATCATCATCGCCCACGTGAGCGACGGGCTGGCGCTGGCGAAAGAACACCGTCTGCCCCGCCGCATTCAAGATTTCATCGCCGAGCATCACGGCACGCTGATCACCCGCTATCAGTATGCCCGCGCGGTGCAAGAGGCCGGCGGCGATGCCAACAAGGTAGACATCGAACATTTCCGCTACCCCGGCCCGCGCCCCCAAAGCAAGGAAACCGCCCTCGTGATGCTGGCCGACGGCTGCGAGGCGCGCGCCCGTGCCGAGCATCCCCCCGACAAACACGAACTGCGCCGCCTGGTGCACGACACCATCACCACCCGCATCCGCGAAGGGCAACTCAGCGACACCCAACTTACCCTGCACGACCTGAAAACCATCGAAGACACCTTCGTCGCCGCGTTGCAAGGGGTTTACCACCCCCGCATCCAATACCCCCAACTGCAGGAAAACCGCGGCCAGGCGACCATTCCTGCTTCCGAAGCGCGGGCGCTGGCCACGGGCGACCCTGAGCCCCCCGCAACGGAAGACGCCGAGGCTTCTCCTCCGCCGGAAAACGACGACCATGCCCACCATTCATCTGACGATTGA
- the ybeY gene encoding rRNA maturation RNase YbeY gives MPTIHLTIEPPYQEAVDADLLRRAAVAALQQQEAPPAALSLLITDDETVRRLNARYRGIDAPTDVLSFEDGSTDPETGALYLGDIVIAYPRAAAQAARGGHPIAWELCLLTVHGVLHLLGHDHANPDEKARMWAAQRRILESLGCPLSPP, from the coding sequence ATGCCCACCATTCATCTGACGATTGAGCCTCCCTACCAGGAAGCCGTGGACGCCGACCTGCTGCGCCGGGCCGCGGTGGCAGCGTTGCAGCAACAGGAAGCCCCGCCCGCGGCGCTAAGCCTGCTCATTACCGACGACGAAACCGTCCGCCGCCTGAACGCGCGCTATCGCGGCATCGACGCGCCGACCGACGTCCTCTCTTTTGAAGACGGCAGCACCGACCCCGAAACGGGCGCGCTCTACCTCGGCGACATCGTGATCGCTTACCCTCGCGCGGCGGCGCAGGCCGCACGCGGCGGCCACCCCATCGCCTGGGAACTTTGCCTGCTGACCGTCCACGGCGTGCTGCACCTGCTGGGGCACGACCATGCCAACCCCGACGAAAAAGCCCGCATGTGGGCAGCCCAACGCCGCATCCTGGAAAGCCTGGGCTGCCCCCTCTCACCACCCTAA
- a CDS encoding diacylglycerol kinase family protein: MSKTPSRIQAFRHAFEGLGYLLHTQPNARIHAAATVGVVALGLWLRLEARSWALLAAAITVVWAAEAGNTALEALVDLVSPEVHPTAKAAKDTAAASVLLAASGAVVIGLLVLGPPLWHRLAAFLP, from the coding sequence ATGTCTAAAACGCCTTCCCGAATCCAGGCCTTCCGCCACGCCTTCGAGGGGCTGGGCTACCTGCTGCACACCCAGCCCAACGCGCGCATCCATGCCGCGGCCACGGTGGGCGTGGTGGCGCTGGGGCTATGGCTGCGCTTAGAGGCGCGCTCATGGGCGCTGCTGGCCGCTGCCATCACCGTCGTGTGGGCCGCCGAAGCAGGCAACACCGCGCTCGAAGCCCTGGTCGACCTGGTTTCGCCCGAAGTCCACCCCACTGCCAAAGCTGCCAAAGACACCGCCGCCGCCAGCGTGCTGCTGGCCGCCAGTGGGGCTGTGGTCATCGGCCTGTTGGTGCTGGGGCCACCCTTGTGGCACCGCCTGGCCGCCTTCCTGCCTTGA